GTTCCATCGCGGCCATGAAGCGTCGGTGCTCGGCGAGCGAGGCCGGATCCCCCGTGGCCCGTGGGGCCCGCTGGGCCCAGACCGCCCAGAGTGCGGCGAGCAGGACGGCGACAACCGGAATGATCAACCAGGCGAGCGCACCCATATCAGTACTCCCAGCTCGTCGTGTCTATGAGCAGACTAACCACTCCGGCGGACAACGCAGCCGGCGCCATCCGGGTTACGGGACGGCCGATCGGCTCACTTCCAGGGAGTATTCGGGGCGCCGCTCCGGACCCGTTCGAGTGAGGCCCCGGCGCGCCTGACCCGACAGACGCGCGGGCCGTGCCCGCGGTTCCGACCTTCCCGGTGTTCCTACGGCTCGGCTCAGCAGCCGCCGGCGCCGACCCACTCCTCCTCGCCGTCGGCGAAGACCTGGTGCTTCCAGATCGGCACCTCGTGCTTGAGGTCGTCGATCAGCCGGCGGGCGGCCGCGAAGGCCTCCCCGCGGTGGGCGCAGGAGACGGCGACGATGACGGCCTTGTCGGTGATCTCCAGCCGGCCGATCCGGTGGACCGCCGCGAGCGCCCGGACCGGGAAGTCGGCGACGACCTTCTCGGCGATCCGGCGCATCTCCTGCTCGGCGCTCGGGTGGCAGCTGTACTCCAGCGCGGCGACCGACTTGCCGCCGTCGTGGTCACGGACCGTCCCGACGAAGACGGTGGTGCCGCCGGCCGCGTCGTCGCCGACCGCCTCGTACACCTCGTCCAGTGAGAGCGGGGTGTCACGGACGGCGAGCAGCCGGATGGGGTCGTGGTTCTCGGACATGACCCCATGATTCCTCATCCGGGCCCGGAGGAGGCAAGGGTCTTCCGCATCACGATCTCGAAATTTCGCATCGTGAGAAGTGGCACCGATCTGTGGGCGCCCAGCGGCTGACCGGCGCCCCGTCAGAGCACCGGGTCAGAACCGGCGCCGCTTGCGGGCCCGGCGCACCAGCGCCGCCGTACCGACCAGCGCCACCGTCGCCCCCGCCGCCCCCAGGCTGGTCGCGGCCTCCTTGCCACCCAGCCGGCGCCCCGCCACCGCGTGCTTGCCCGACACCTGCGCCAGCAGCTCGGCCAGCACCTGCTCGTTGGTGTGCGCCGGCCGCCACCCCGCCTCGTGCAGCCGGCTCCCGGACACCACCCACGGGTACATCGTGTAGGCCAGGTCCCCCGCCGGGGCCGGCGTCAGCCCCAGCCGGTGCAGCCGGGCCGCCGTCCCCAGCGCCAGCGCGGCCGGCAGCTCCATCCGCCG
The genomic region above belongs to Streptomyces sp. 1331.2 and contains:
- a CDS encoding molybdenum cofactor biosynthesis protein MoaE — protein: MSENHDPIRLLAVRDTPLSLDEVYEAVGDDAAGGTTVFVGTVRDHDGGKSVAALEYSCHPSAEQEMRRIAEKVVADFPVRALAAVHRIGRLEITDKAVIVAVSCAHRGEAFAAARRLIDDLKHEVPIWKHQVFADGEEEWVGAGGC